Below is a window of Schistocerca piceifrons isolate TAMUIC-IGC-003096 unplaced genomic scaffold, iqSchPice1.1 HiC_scaffold_841, whole genome shotgun sequence DNA.
GTCGCCAGCTCGTGATGTGATGGCGTGGTTAATGACTCTcgatcacggggccccgggttcgattcccggccgcgtggCGGATTTCCTCCTCTCGGTACTGGCTGTGTGTGCATCAGCGACGCGTCAGCTGAAGAAAGTTGCGCGAGGCGGAAGATGTCCGCTGGCCAGTAACGCTAGACGCGCATTTCATTCTGTTGTAAATTACAGGTATTTACTGAAGAGTGTCGATTTAGTTTACGATCAAAAACTCACTAGTAACGAGCAAAGGACTTGGCCTTTTGCAGAACGACCTCTTACAAGTACCCAACAACATGGGGTTCCGTTCGGTGCACTTTGCAAGGTCGCTGTTACTGTGTGCTCGTTCTACATAAATAACGTTGCCTCAGCTCGCGGTGACTTCCCCCTCTGCAGTCAGCCCCACACGCCTCCCCTGTCAGAACAGCAGGATGTTcctctgctgggggggggggggggggggctgcagcacAGCCAGTGGCGTTACACCAACACGACGGCCGCAGCGAATGTGTTTCAGTTTAACTGAGCGACTGATTGAAACTCAGTTTAGGAGCGGAAACGTCGATACACTGGCACATGTCTGATACAAGAACACTGCATATCCCGTGCTAATCTCAAGTTCTTGCATCGACGCTCGCACGCAGTCGCAGTCACTCGTAATAGCCGGCTTACGGCAGCTAACCGAACCAGTTACCAGCAGCATTACCAAACATATTATCTGTGACAGAACGCTCTCTCAAATATTACACAATTTAGCCAGTACGAATGTTCAGTTTGCGGTCACTGCTGGTATGACATGCCACGCCGATCTTGTTTATACAAAAGTCACTGTTTGCGTATTAAAATCGATATTTCCGTTTTCGTTTTTGCCACAAGTTCGCATGCACTTTGCGGCACTCCACGGTCAAGTTTTATTCATTATTCTGCAAAATTACCACATTTATCCAGAGCTCCTTATATTCGCATCCGAAAATAATGATAGCTAAGCTCCCAACTTCACAGAGCCGTTATGTAGCTCACAAAATACGCGTGACCGTACTACCCTCTGATTGGATGATACACACCGTAGCCAATCCGCTACTAGTATTAAGCTGGGCAATCCCGCGTGTTTCATACATGACTAGTcacaatttaacagcttttatgaacaatttactaaatgaacaaattttgaaactccaCAAGCCTGAAAATACCTCGCGCTTTAAATAACACAATTACCATGAAATGCTTCTTGTTTTTCCGGGTCCCATAAACTGCCTAGTTCTACATACAAAATTCCCCTGAGAGTATAATTCAGTTCCTCTACACCATCACAGTTTCCACGCTAACATATACTCAGTTAATGGACATAACAATATTCATTTACTATCTTACATTCCATTCATTCCATCGTTCACAGCAAACAAACAATCTAGCGGTAACTAACGAGCGTCATATTAATCACAGTAACATGAGTTTTGTTTCCAGAATCTGTTTTAACTTCTTGATAGTTTCGTAGTGCGTGAGAATCTGACACCTTCCGATGGCGGCCGTAACTACCTGCAAGCAGTCAGCGGACCACGACTCGTTGCCTGAAGCTGTCTGCTCTCTACCGTCTCTTACTTAACACAGGTGCGATGCGAAGCGCCGCGTCTCGACTTCCAGACAAATCAGCCAATGTGTAACATGGGAAACCTGTGAGAAATGcaatatttacattatttgacgTACCAGATAATCCTCCACAACTCTGGCTGAAGAGAAAACCACACAGACGCGACAATCAAACGTCAAGAGAACAAAAGAGTTTTCCGACACGAAGAAaccaatggccgacggccttcacttaacgagcaagAGCAGCATTGAttgtgtagatttgtcagtgctaacagacaagcaacactgcgtaaaataaacgcagaaatcaatgtgggacttaatatatatatatatatatataaaatcaagaATCCATCGAAATTAAAATCACTGACTATGACCTTATGACCTACAGCTCGATATCCAGCAATTGCAAGGTTAAAATGGGCGTACCGGACATGAAATCAAAGTATGTTCATGTATGGCGGTAATGTAACCatgagtgacgtcacagccggcagctgggTTGTGTAATGGTGTACGAGGAGCCCACCAGCAGTCACTCCACTTGACAGTGGCTGAGAAGCACTTGGTCGAAAGCTCACGCCACTTCAGTCCCTTGAAGCAACTGGAACCCCGagaacattttaacattttattctgTAGGCAGAAACTGCTGAAATAAACAGCACTTTCCACCATTTACACATTTCCATAGCCACAGTCTGCAGAACTGCGTTCACAATCgtagtgttaagtgaaatactgatattGGTTAAGTGCTTGTAAACTATGACTTTGTCAAAAACTTGTAGCTATTGTAGTTCTTAAACGAAACATAATATTTCGGTTTACCGGGCTAATCCTTTACCTACCATATAATTTTCAAAAGTGCTGTACCTTAGAACTTACATAGTGACGTACTATGCGCAGATCTAACAAATTATCACTGAAATCATAGACATCTGTTACAATGTTAAAAGTGAGGATGGCAGATTGTGTTCGGGTGGAGAGAGTGCGACAGCCAATAACAAGCTGTGAacaccctctccccacccccaaAACCAAACCACAGATGCGGACCTTCAGTTACACTGCACTCTCTCACTCTATCTAAGGAATGTTAGATATGTAGTATAGCTTTTCTGTGAGGAATATGCTCTTCATACAAGGAACATAAGGCAAAATTAATTCTTTTCTTCCCCACATTAATGTAGTCTCGATTAAAGTTCTCACTGCAGTCAACAAAGAAAGCACTCAAATGTATACAGAAAGTGTTCAGCTATCTGTTATTTATGAAATTGAATTGttaaattttcttctgtttgaaATTAATGTCCATAATAAACATCACTAAAAACTGTAACAGCCTCTAAATTTCATCTTTAAGATTTTCTTGCCACATCAGAATCACATGCTGTTTCAGATGATGATGGTTGCTGTATTTAGGGATTTTTTGGGGGGTATTGGGGGTGGTGATGGTTTGGATGTATACGCCTTTCCATTGCAGCCCAGAGAGAAATAAGTAGACTGTACTAGTTGGCCAAGGATCTATATATTTCTTAAGGCGCTTGTAATGTGAACTGTGGTGGGGCATCTTGCATTATACTGCTGGAATATTGCATTTGGTACCATAGTCATGGGAGTGACAAGAGGATTTACCATATGTCTCACATATTGGCAGCTATTCAGCGTTTCTTCAACAATTACAGAGCCAGCCCAATTGTCATATCCAGTACCTCCCCACAGCAGGGGAATTGAAGTATGTGTCTGCAGAACTGATGCTTCCTGCGACCTGTCACCAGGTCATCTACAGGCATGTGGATGACAATCTGAGTGCTACAGACAGAACCAGGACTCGCCGTTGAAGAGCAGAGAATTACAGTCAGTGTTCCAGTTGACTATGGATGTACACCACACAAGTCTTTGTTGTATGTGGTATGGAGACAACAGGAGATGACCCACGTCAACTTGAGAtctcaacccagcttccagtaatctgaTGCTGGCACACTGCCCATCAAATCAGCTCAGAAttgaattttcactcagcagcagagTGCACACAGATATgagacttgctggcagattaaaactgtttgctgaaccgagactcgaactcaggactttttcctgctgcgggcaagtgctccactaactgaactacccaagcacaaatCGTGACCTGTCCCCCAAGTTTTCCTTTGCCAGCACCTCGTGCTGTATCTTCCAAACTTCTTAgcagttctcctgcaaaacttacAGGAATAACACTCCTGGAAGGAAGAATATGGCGGAGAATTGGCTTAAACACGACcttgaggatgtttccagaatgaaattttcactctgcactggagtgcgtgttgatatgaaacttcctggcagattaaaaccgagaCTGGaattcaggatctttgcctttcataggTAAGTGCTCTGCTGACAGATACACAAGCATGACTCCctaaccgtcctcacagcttcacttcccccAATACAGAAAGATACCGAACTCAAGTCTCGGTCCAGtagacagttataatctgccaggaagtttcgtctctGCTCAGGTTTCAGCTGTTGCCTATATGAAAAAGCTAGTCGTTCCATTTTAAAATCTGTTTGTAGTGCAGTTCTTCTGGATGGCCATGTGCGTACCCTTCTTGCCACACTGTTGTCCTGCAACCCTATCATTCATCCATTGCACTTCAGACTGTGATCACTGTGTGATCTGCCAGTATGCTGCTCCCACGTCCATCAAGCCAGTGACCCAAGACTTCTCAAAGCCATCTCGTGCACATTCTCTAGGCATACCGTTTTGCAGACTCCTAGAGATAAGGGCCAGTGACACCCAGTATCTAttataaaactaaaactaaactaaactcctccagaacaggccatAAAAGCCCAACAGTACCAActagctgccatgtcatcctcagctcacaggcgtcactagatgcagatatggaggggaatAGCTACCATGCACTCACATAATTCTTCATCTACAAGAATGACTTTTTTTCTTTGGTGACAATAAGCTACACGCTAAAATTTTAACCAACATATCCAATGGGCTTTAAATTACTTGACTACCTATATGACTGATTTCAAACAAGGTTTTCACAGAGTAACATTTTGTATCTCcaaaccccccccctctctctgtgtgagtgtgtgtgtgtgtgtgtgtgtgtgtgtgtaagtctgtgtgtgtgtgtgtgtgtgtgtgtgtgtgtgtgtgtgtgtgttttagatacGTTGTGGAGGTCATGTTCATGTCACTGCTGCTATActaaaactgatgtaaatcataatGTGATTTACAGGATCCTGACTGAGGAACAGAAGCAGACGCTGGCTGGGAGGCTGATCATTGCTGCGTCACAGGGTCAGACCGGCCAAGTGCGGGCGATCCTGGATGCGGGGTCGCCAGTCAACGCGACAGACGCCAGTGGCGACACTGCCCTGCATGAAGCAGTGGTGAATGGCCACGAAGAAACTGTCAAGTGCCTGATTGATGCCGGGGCAGATGTCAACGTCAGGGACTCGGATGGGATGACGCCTCTGCACTAGGCTGCATGTAGAGGTGGCGAGCAGCACATTGTACGGATGCTACTGGCGGCATCAGCGTGTGTAGATGTCCAGCACGATGCGGGGGAGACTCCACTCCATGTGGCTGCCAGATGGGGGTGTGCATATGCAGCGAAGGCACTGCTGCTGGCCGGTGCTAGGAGGGACATAAGGGGTAACAGTGGGCAGACACCTGCGGACGTGGCAGAAGCAGATGCGGTACAACTATTTAGCACTGAACAAATCttgtgattaatgctttttatCTGAATTCTTCttgtattgcataaaaatttgctcttaatttttttaaagtttgaaacACAATACATCTTAAGGACCACACATCAAAGAAATTTTAAGAGGGGGTTGGCGCAAATTTTTATCTGTATTACTATATAAGGACAAGTCATTGCTTATCACATGATACTGTAATGAATGGTCAGACAGATACAGGACATACATAACATATAAAGaggaaaagtttttattaaaaGTCTCTAAAAGCTCTTGACTGATATACTTCAGATTTGCACCTGATACTCTCATCAATATTTACTTGGATATATGCTATGTACTTCATTCACAATTATGACATACTCGTATAAATGTTCCTGTAACATTGACAGGGGAAAGGAGGTTACTAACCGTCTCGAGATGTTCTCAACTGATATAGTTCAAATTTCTACACAATACTTCCATGAACTATTgaatggacataggctatatatatttaatatatatataaaatacaaatatatttttaatctataaaggggaaacgttgttgccaaaaatctcgaaaagatctTCACCGAATTAAATCAAatatttacacgatactctaacgaACAATCAATTTATGATacataaatatatgtgtaatatataTGGGGGAAAGTTAATCACCAAATACCTGGAAAAGTTCTTGACTAAATTacttgaaatttatacacaatgctCTAATGAATAGTAAAAGGGGATACTTTGTTACCAAAACCCTCGGAAAGTGCTTCACCGATTTATTTAGAATTTGTATACTAAACTCTAACAAACATTTTTACAGGTATAGGTTACATATGTTTCAAAATGGCAATatataggttttctgttaaaaccgaccgtGAGGAAGAAAATGTGTGGTTTAGGTatgtttctcacagtcagtttcAACTACAATACGGGGCGAATAACCCATCAGAAAAATTGTTTGtcccatatatattctttctatttacatacaatttcaatGACAAATTGTATACATGGCATTGTACTGTTTTGTTTTCGTCTTCGCCATTGTTTATACAGGAACGAGGAActggtatttatggcttattggcttattattagaaaaataatacagaatctgaatcatctgaaactttgtaatcctacccattcaCAGATTGAAATTATGCAAAACACTGTCATTAAAGCTACTGTCTTCACAGATCCAGCCGGTGGACAGGTGTCTCTCACACCCTGTATACCAATGATGTCAACTAgcatacccattcattttaagtggcTTCAGTTCCCAATCGAGGTTTTGTtctcaataacaataaacaaggctagaGCTCAGAGAGAGGGGTAAGAGGGCAGAGAAGTGGAAATAGACATAGAgggcggaggaggaggtggggaggaGGTCATGCACAGAGAGGGGCGGGGGAGGAGtggcagatggacaaagagagagggtgtaggagatggacagagagaagaggggaAGGAATTTAGCTTAAGTGTCAAATTCCCACTTATATTTAGTAATTAAGAAAAACTGCCGTGTCTGCTATGCTAAAACAAAAACTtacttcaaaaacggttcaaaaggctctgagcactatgggacgtaacttctgaggtcatcagtcccctagaacgtagaactacttaaacctaactaacacatccatgcccgaggcaggattcgaacctgcgaccgtagcggtcgcgcggttccagactgtagagcctagaaccgctcggccactccggccgactaacTTACTTCGCTCACCTGATGTGGATTCATCAGCCAATAAACAAACTGCATTCAGATGCATTGTCCACAGTgtattccttttttttaaagaatatccACTCGATTCGTAGTGTAATCTGAAAACTGTGCTCTGACTTTGCTTCACCTCAATACTCTCATCAGATCCTACTTGTAAATCGTTTAATTACGCAAGCTGAATATCGGCATTGAGTAAACAAGTGGAGGGTTTATTCATCAGTTCCGTAGACTCCCGACGAGTTCACGGAGAAACTACTAATGTATTTCACAGGAAACGGTCACTGTACACATCTGACCAGTCGGTTCTGCCACAGCGATGTGTTTGAGAATCAGCAGCTGGGAATGCGTCTGCACTAAGGCTCTCCGACTGCGTTCGTTTATGTTTGCAATCCTGAGTtcgaattctttatttatatttgggAGTTGGTATGGAGAAAGGCATATATGTATTCTCTTTCCTCGTGGTTTCTCGGCATTAGTGTCTGTATCAGCCAGCTTGCATTGTTATGTGTTTTCGTACAACATACGCGAAGTTTGTATGGTGGCAGTACTCACACATCTGCAGTTAGGAGACAGGTGATGTGCGTTGGCTACTGGAGGGAGACAGGGTGCTGTGTAAAGGTATAATCGCAGGACAGCAATGCCTAAGAAGCCAGCATTCAGATACGCAGTACAGGAATCACAcggacagtgacactgaggtgctgTGTGTCGTTTACTAGTAAGGCCTCTGCAGATTCTTAATGTCATCACGTCGCTGGAAGAGTCGAATCCTGTTCTGAAGTTTGGCAGATGTTGTACAGGCTTGTCAAATGGAGGTTAACAACCTCCATTTGATGCACAGAAAGTATCTGGGTTAATTCTGCGTAGAGATAAATGGAAGGCCACTTCGCTTGTTTACAAAAATGGTCGCAGCTCATATGTCGTCCGTCTTTTCGCTACAGGAAAAATAGGGATAGCCACCGCTATTTAATTTATAATGCACATGATCAGACTTCCTCTTCTCTGTGTGAATAAAGATTATGCTGCAGTCGCATTGCGACATGATTTCCCAGTGCACCACACTGAATGTAGCACCAAAAACGCCGAGTCTGGGGCTGCGACATGCAGTAAGGTAGCACTATATCAAACACTTGTACGGATAAAGTCTTTCTGTTGCTTCTTTCTTGTACGTTGTGTATAATTTTAGTGAACTACCGTATTAATCACATGTATGTTAGGTAGGGCATAGTGTAACATGGCGTACTCCAGTCTGTCTCTTTCCAAGAATTAATCCCGACTGGCGGGCTCTGCTGGTTAagcggatgtggcatgttaatttcaagaggtggccagatgcccttccttccgccccccccccccccgcgtggaATTAGCGCACTagtgtaatccgtggaatagtgcgaacgtgttgagatgtctgcgaaccgtgtaactgaggcggaacgtgggaaccagcccggcattcacctagcgggatgtggaaaaccgcctaaaaccacatccaggccggccaGCACACCTgtcctcgttgttaatccgccggttggattcgatccgcggccggcgggcctacccgagtctaggaagcagagCGTCAGCGCACTCGGCTGCCCTGGCGGGTTGAACATGgcgtactccactgcagagtgaaaattcattctgacaaCATCCTCCACACTGTAGCTAAGCCATGGCTGTGCAATATCGTTTCTTCTAGGAGAGCTAGTCATGCAAGTTTCACAGCAgagctgttaagtttggaaggtaggagatgaggcactggtggaagtaaagctgtgaggacggatcacgcgtcgtgcttgggtagctcagtcaatagAGACCCAGCCTGAGGACGGCAGGGCACCCACGTTCaactctcggtccagcacacagttttaatctgccacgcaaGTTTCATACCACTGTTTGACTTGCACTTGCGTTTGCGTGCTGTTTTGCACACAAAC
It encodes the following:
- the LOC124770937 gene encoding ankyrin repeat-containing protein P1E11.10-like, which translates into the protein MDQRQEARILAWLKETEDEEEIPASSYDGEDDVVEEQRAGAPVILTEEQKQTLAGRLIIAASQGQTGQVRAILDAGSPVNATDASGDTALHEAVVNGHEETVKCLIDAGADVNVRDSDGMTPLH